In one window of Gemmatimonadetes bacterium SCN 70-22 DNA:
- a CDS encoding ribosome biogenesis GTPase Der, translated as MSLPVVALVGRPNVGKSALFNRIVGRNTAIVSEEAGTTRDRHFGQAEWAGSAFWLVDTGGITDDPRAAMDVEIRRQVQQAIAEADLLLFVVDARAGLHPVDHRIAEILRTSGKSFLVIANKVDNPRTTDFYEFYELGAGDPIPVSAVSGKQSGDMLDEVVKHIPEVAPEDDTSLKIAVIGRPNVGKSSFVNRLLGEDRLVVSDVAGTTRDAIDSPMRYHERDLVFIDTAGLRRQSRVEDGVEFYSALRTRRAIDRAHICCLLIDGTEELLNQDLKIAALAWEAGRGLIVIVNKWDLVSKDEKTAARFQKKCVEKAPYLAFVPFLFTSAKTGQRVTRVLDTLLEVELERLKRIPTAQVNAVLEELVSRRQPPQAAGREVRLHYATQVETAPPTIVVFGNNTDALEEHYVRYLHNGFREAWGFTGNPLRVQVKKKHVAAA; from the coding sequence GTGAGCCTTCCCGTCGTCGCGCTGGTCGGGCGCCCCAACGTGGGCAAGTCGGCGCTGTTCAACCGCATCGTCGGTCGGAACACCGCCATCGTGAGCGAGGAGGCGGGGACGACGCGGGACCGCCACTTCGGGCAGGCGGAGTGGGCGGGGTCGGCATTCTGGCTGGTGGACACCGGGGGGATCACCGACGACCCGCGGGCGGCCATGGACGTGGAGATCCGCCGCCAGGTGCAACAGGCCATCGCCGAGGCGGACCTCCTCCTCTTCGTGGTGGATGCGCGAGCCGGGCTGCATCCGGTGGACCACCGCATCGCCGAGATCCTGCGCACGTCCGGGAAGTCGTTCCTGGTCATCGCCAACAAGGTGGACAATCCCCGGACGACCGATTTCTACGAGTTCTACGAGCTCGGCGCGGGCGACCCCATCCCGGTCTCGGCGGTCAGCGGGAAGCAGTCGGGCGACATGCTCGACGAGGTGGTCAAGCACATCCCCGAGGTCGCGCCGGAAGACGACACCTCGCTCAAGATCGCCGTCATCGGGCGCCCCAACGTGGGGAAGTCGTCGTTCGTGAACCGTCTGCTCGGCGAGGATCGGCTCGTCGTCTCGGACGTGGCCGGGACGACGCGCGACGCGATCGATTCGCCCATGCGCTATCACGAGCGCGACCTGGTCTTCATCGACACGGCCGGGCTGCGCCGGCAGTCCCGCGTCGAGGACGGTGTCGAGTTCTACTCGGCGCTGCGCACGCGCCGGGCGATCGACCGGGCCCACATCTGCTGCCTGTTGATCGACGGGACCGAGGAGCTCCTGAACCAGGACCTCAAGATCGCCGCGCTGGCCTGGGAAGCGGGGCGCGGGCTGATCGTGATCGTCAACAAGTGGGACCTGGTGTCGAAGGACGAGAAGACGGCGGCGAGGTTCCAGAAGAAGTGCGTGGAGAAGGCTCCCTACCTGGCCTTCGTCCCGTTCCTCTTCACCTCGGCCAAGACGGGGCAGCGCGTGACGAGGGTCCTCGATACGCTCCTGGAAGTGGAGCTTGAGCGGCTGAAGCGGATTCCGACGGCGCAGGTCAATGCGGTCCTCGAGGAGCTGGTGAGCCGGCGCCAGCCGCCCCAGGCGGCCGGGCGCGAGGTGCGCCTGCACTACGCGACGCAGGTCGAGACCGCTCCCCCCACGATCGTCGTCTTCGGGAACAACACCGACGCCTTGGAGGAGCACTACGTGCGCTACCTGCACAACGGCTTCCGCGAAGCGTGGGGGTTCACCGGGAATCCCCTCCGGGTCCAGGTGAAGAAGAAGCACGTGGCGGCCGCCTGA
- a CDS encoding acyl-phosphate glycerol 3-phosphate acyltransferase, with the protein MLPLVGLVAAYLLGSTPFAYVAGRVLRGIDLREHGSGNLGATNVYRTLGAPAALVVLILDAAKGAVPVLAFPALTGAQGGWWPAAFGVSAIVGHVRPYGGLFRGGGKGVATASGAFAALAPLPFLVALSTFAVVVATTRYVSLGSMLGAAALALVVLVREGGRSPLGGLALALAAFVVWTHRANIGRLRRGEESRLGRPGGGGR; encoded by the coding sequence ATGCTCCCCCTCGTTGGCCTCGTGGCGGCCTACCTGCTCGGCAGTACGCCGTTCGCCTACGTGGCGGGACGGGTGCTGCGGGGGATCGACCTGCGAGAGCACGGCTCGGGGAACCTGGGGGCGACGAACGTCTACCGGACGTTGGGAGCCCCGGCGGCCCTCGTGGTGCTCATCCTGGACGCGGCGAAGGGGGCGGTGCCGGTACTGGCCTTCCCCGCGCTCACCGGCGCCCAGGGAGGATGGTGGCCGGCCGCGTTCGGGGTGAGCGCGATCGTGGGGCACGTGCGCCCCTACGGGGGGCTGTTCAGGGGCGGGGGGAAGGGAGTGGCGACGGCCTCCGGCGCCTTCGCCGCCCTGGCGCCGCTCCCGTTCCTGGTGGCGTTGTCGACCTTCGCGGTGGTGGTGGCGACGACCCGCTACGTGTCGTTAGGGTCGATGCTGGGAGCGGCGGCGCTGGCGCTGGTGGTGCTGGTCCGCGAGGGCGGGCGCTCGCCCCTGGGGGGGCTGGCCCTCGCCCTGGCCGCCTTCGTGGTGTGGACGCACCGCGCCAACATCGGCCGGCTGCGGCGTGGCGAGGAGTCGCGCCTCGGGCGCCCCGGCGGGGGAGGGCGCTGA
- a CDS encoding glycerol-3-phosphate dehydrogenase, translating into MRCTVVGGGAWGSALAHLLARGGHAARLWAREADVVEHVNLTHANPRFLPGATLDPAIRATTSLSEALGDAELVVYVAPSHVLRDVVRGGREVVAPGALAVVATKGIERGSLALMTDVVREELPGHPVVALSGPSFALEVARGMPTAVVAASGDGEAAEVVQRALSSSSFRVYTNDDVTGVEVGGALKNVMAVATGIAEGVGLGLNSRAALITRGLAEMTRLGVALGARPETFAGLAGMGDLVLTCTGALSRNRAVGVEVGKGRPLEEVLAATESVAEGVTTTESARALAVRMGVDMPIVAAVARILFEQQAPHDALADLMGRELRPERDG; encoded by the coding sequence ATGCGGTGCACGGTGGTCGGTGGGGGGGCGTGGGGGAGCGCGCTGGCGCACCTGCTGGCGCGCGGCGGGCACGCGGCGCGCCTGTGGGCGCGGGAGGCGGACGTGGTGGAGCACGTCAACCTCACCCACGCAAACCCGCGCTTCCTGCCGGGGGCGACGCTGGACCCCGCGATTCGCGCCACCACCTCGCTGTCGGAGGCGCTCGGCGACGCCGAGCTGGTGGTGTATGTCGCCCCGTCGCACGTGCTGCGCGACGTGGTGCGCGGCGGGCGCGAGGTGGTGGCGCCCGGGGCCCTCGCCGTGGTCGCGACGAAGGGGATCGAGCGCGGATCGTTGGCGCTGATGACCGATGTGGTGCGCGAGGAGCTGCCGGGGCACCCGGTGGTGGCGCTGAGCGGGCCGAGCTTCGCGCTCGAGGTGGCGCGCGGCATGCCGACCGCGGTGGTGGCCGCGTCCGGGGATGGCGAGGCCGCGGAGGTGGTGCAACGTGCGCTGAGCTCCTCCTCGTTCCGCGTCTACACGAACGACGACGTCACGGGGGTGGAGGTCGGCGGCGCCCTCAAGAACGTGATGGCGGTGGCGACCGGGATCGCCGAAGGGGTCGGGCTCGGGCTCAACTCGCGGGCGGCGCTGATCACGCGCGGCCTGGCCGAGATGACGCGACTGGGGGTCGCGTTAGGCGCGCGTCCCGAGACGTTTGCCGGGCTGGCGGGGATGGGCGACCTCGTCCTCACCTGCACGGGGGCCCTGAGCCGCAACCGCGCGGTGGGGGTGGAGGTGGGGAAGGGGCGTCCGCTCGAGGAGGTGCTCGCGGCGACGGAGAGCGTGGCCGAGGGGGTGACCACGACCGAGAGCGCGCGGGCGCTCGCGGTGCGCATGGGGGTGGATATGCCGATCGTGGCCGCCGTCGCGCGGATCCTCTTCGAGCAGCAGGCCCCGCACGACGCGCTGGCCGACCTCATGGGGCGCGAGCTGCGCCCGGAGCGTGACGGATGA
- a CDS encoding 5'/3'-nucleotidase SurE, which produces MRFLCTNDDGILAHGLECLVRAAEQIGEVTVVAPDREQSATSHSLTLHHPLRPVRRGEHRYQVDGTPTDCVMLAVESLMDARPDFVLSGVNHGQNMGEDVLYSGTVSAAMEGLALGIPSIALSFAGGDLRADIAKLDEQVEFLVPLLRHLTSLPAFPAGTLLNVNLPPVRGDEIKGIRLTRLGRRVYSNSIQPMKDPWGRKIFWIGGGEISWTGSGDSDFQAIRDGYVSVTPLHLDLTHRDMLDAAERWWRAP; this is translated from the coding sequence ATGCGATTCCTCTGCACCAACGACGACGGCATTCTCGCCCACGGCCTCGAGTGCCTCGTGCGCGCCGCGGAACAGATCGGCGAGGTGACCGTCGTCGCCCCCGACCGCGAACAGAGCGCGACGTCTCACTCGCTCACCCTGCACCATCCCCTGCGCCCGGTGCGTCGGGGCGAGCACCGGTACCAGGTCGACGGGACCCCCACCGACTGCGTGATGCTCGCCGTCGAGTCCCTCATGGACGCGCGCCCCGATTTCGTGCTCAGCGGGGTCAATCACGGCCAGAACATGGGCGAGGACGTGCTCTACTCGGGAACGGTCTCGGCGGCCATGGAGGGGCTCGCCCTCGGGATTCCGTCGATCGCCCTGTCGTTCGCCGGCGGTGACCTCCGCGCCGATATCGCGAAGCTCGACGAGCAGGTCGAGTTCCTCGTCCCGCTCCTCCGTCATCTCACGTCGCTCCCGGCCTTTCCGGCAGGGACGCTGCTGAACGTGAACCTTCCGCCGGTACGAGGCGACGAGATCAAGGGGATCCGGCTCACCCGCCTCGGGCGCCGGGTCTACTCCAACTCGATCCAGCCGATGAAGGATCCCTGGGGGCGGAAGATCTTCTGGATCGGCGGCGGGGAGATTTCGTGGACCGGGAGCGGGGACTCCGATTTCCAGGCCATTCGCGACGGCTACGTGTCGGTGACGCCGTTGCACCTCGACCTCACCCATCGGGACATGCTGGACGCGGCGGAGCGCTGGTGGCGAGCCCCGTAA
- a CDS encoding protein-L-isoaspartate O-methyltransferase codes for MVASPVTPEFRGARRRLVEALQAGGISDLAVLRAIEETPRHLFVPTGVRHRAYEDSSLPIGSGQTISQPSVHARYLQLLQLQGTERVLEIGTGSGYQTVLLAHLAAQVFSIERVAPLLEKARAVVRECGSRNVSFLLGDGTIGWRQYAPYDAILVSAASPDLPQPLVDQLAVGGRLLIPLGNRDEQMLTMVTRLPDRIERRDIVPVRFVPLLGTHGWASP; via the coding sequence CTGGTGGCGAGCCCCGTAACGCCCGAGTTCCGCGGTGCCCGTCGCCGCCTGGTGGAGGCGCTGCAGGCGGGCGGGATCTCGGACCTGGCCGTGCTCCGGGCCATCGAGGAGACGCCGCGGCACCTCTTCGTCCCCACGGGCGTGCGCCATCGCGCGTACGAGGACAGTTCGCTGCCGATCGGCAGCGGCCAGACGATCTCCCAGCCCAGCGTCCACGCCCGCTACCTGCAGCTGCTTCAGCTGCAAGGCACCGAGCGCGTGCTGGAGATCGGGACGGGATCGGGGTACCAGACGGTGCTCCTGGCCCACCTGGCCGCCCAGGTCTTCTCCATCGAGCGTGTCGCGCCGCTGCTCGAGAAGGCGCGTGCCGTGGTGCGCGAGTGCGGCAGCCGCAACGTCTCCTTTCTGCTCGGCGACGGCACGATCGGCTGGCGGCAGTATGCGCCGTACGATGCGATCCTCGTCTCCGCCGCCTCGCCCGACCTCCCGCAGCCGCTCGTCGACCAGCTCGCGGTCGGAGGGAGGCTGCTGATCCCGCTGGGCAACCGTGACGAGCAGATGCTGACGATGGTGACGCGGCTCCCGGATCGCATCGAGCGGCGTGACATCGTCCCCGTGCGGTTCGTCCCGCTGTTGGGCACCCACGGCTGGGCGTCACCCTAG
- a CDS encoding diaminopimelate epimerase: MAGRRFWKMSGSGNDFVFFDAMRESAGALATPEVIGRLCERRTGIGADGVVFLEPHPTHAFSMRYFNRDGTLAEMCGNAALCSTRLATELGIVRGGDFAFQTVSGPVTGRFVDGHPEIDMVPVTDLQARFDTPLIPGEERMGFARVGVPHLVVLVPDVEQVDVYHRGKELRNLPGLRDGANANFVSRTPSGGWSIRTYERGVEEETLACGTGSVAAASLLTAWGLIPGSVTLTTRSGCELRASVAEGTEKGIPVLRGEGRIVFEGTLGEI, from the coding sequence ATGGCCGGACGGCGATTCTGGAAGATGAGCGGGTCGGGGAACGACTTCGTCTTCTTCGACGCGATGCGCGAGTCCGCGGGCGCGCTGGCGACCCCGGAAGTGATCGGGCGGCTGTGCGAGCGCCGAACGGGGATCGGCGCCGATGGCGTGGTCTTCCTCGAGCCGCACCCGACGCACGCCTTCTCCATGCGCTATTTCAACCGCGACGGTACGCTGGCCGAGATGTGCGGCAATGCCGCGCTGTGCAGCACGCGGCTCGCGACCGAGCTCGGTATCGTCCGCGGGGGAGATTTCGCCTTCCAGACGGTCTCAGGCCCCGTGACGGGGCGGTTCGTGGACGGACACCCGGAGATCGACATGGTGCCGGTCACCGATCTCCAGGCGCGCTTCGACACCCCCCTGATTCCGGGCGAGGAACGGATGGGGTTCGCGCGCGTCGGTGTCCCGCACCTCGTGGTACTGGTGCCGGACGTCGAACAGGTCGACGTCTATCACCGCGGCAAGGAGCTCCGGAACCTCCCCGGGCTTCGCGACGGGGCGAATGCGAACTTCGTCTCGCGCACCCCCTCGGGCGGGTGGTCGATCCGCACGTACGAGCGCGGGGTGGAGGAAGAGACGCTCGCCTGCGGGACCGGCTCGGTCGCCGCGGCCTCGCTCCTGACGGCGTGGGGACTCATCCCCGGGAGCGTGACGCTGACGACCCGCTCGGGGTGCGAGCTCCGCGCCTCGGTGGCGGAAGGGACGGAGAAGGGAATCCCGGTGCTCCGCGGCGAGGGACGCATCGTCTTCGAGGGGACGTTGGGCGAAATCTGA
- a CDS encoding dolichyl-phosphate beta-D-mannosyltransferase: protein MSEKALVIVPTYNERENVIRLIDAVLSQAPSLEVLVVDDGSPDGTGTLVDERAAGDQRVHILHRPRKMGLGTAYLAGFKWALERDYELVFEMDADFSHDPSHLPQFLESAKDADLVLGSRYRDGKVTVVNWPISRLMLSYSANIYARIVTGLPLFDATGGFKCFRRKVLEAIDLTDVRSNGYAFQIEMSFRAWRKGFRIVEIPIVFVDRTEGESKMSRRIVREAIWMVWRLRWWGITNRV from the coding sequence GTGTCTGAAAAGGCGCTGGTCATCGTCCCGACGTACAACGAGCGGGAGAACGTCATTCGCCTGATCGACGCGGTCCTCTCGCAAGCTCCGTCGCTCGAGGTGCTCGTCGTCGATGACGGTTCGCCCGACGGGACGGGGACCCTGGTCGACGAGCGCGCCGCGGGCGACCAGCGCGTCCACATCCTCCACCGCCCTCGCAAGATGGGGCTGGGGACCGCCTACCTGGCCGGCTTCAAGTGGGCGCTCGAGCGGGACTACGAGCTCGTCTTCGAGATGGACGCCGACTTCTCGCACGATCCGTCTCACCTTCCGCAGTTCCTGGAGAGCGCGAAGGACGCCGATCTGGTGCTCGGCTCGCGGTACCGCGATGGGAAGGTCACGGTGGTCAACTGGCCCATCTCACGCCTCATGCTCAGCTACAGCGCGAACATCTACGCGCGTATCGTGACGGGGCTTCCGCTGTTCGACGCCACGGGCGGATTCAAGTGCTTCCGCCGGAAAGTACTCGAGGCGATCGACCTAACCGACGTCCGGTCAAACGGTTACGCGTTTCAGATCGAAATGAGCTTCCGGGCGTGGCGCAAGGGGTTCCGGATCGTGGAGATCCCCATCGTCTTCGTCGACCGTACCGAGGGCGAGAGCAAGATGTCCAGGCGCATCGTCCGCGAGGCGATCTGGATGGTCTGGCGTCTGCGCTGGTGGGGCATCACGAACAGGGTGTAG